DNA sequence from the Acidobacteriota bacterium genome:
CCGAGGGACCCTTCCGGGTGGTGCTCGAACCCCATACCGGTGAGGACTGCGGGGAGTTGAGCGCTGCCCTCATCGCGGCGATCGAAGACTCCCTCGGCGACTATCCGCCGCCGACCCACCAGCTCGTGCTCAACCCGAACTCGATCTTCTTCGAGACCTCCTTCAGCAAGCTCGCCCAGGCCATCCTGGTGGGAGCCCACGGCGGCCAGACGGTGCAGGAGGTGTTCGACGGTCTGCCGCAGACGGACGGCGAGATCCTGAGCCAGCTCAACGAGCTGGAAGATCTCGGGTCCTTGAGCTTGCAGCCGCCCTCCACCCCGGTCCACATCGTCACCGACTCCACCGCCGATCTGCCGCCGGACCTGGCGGCGAAGTACGGCATCGAGGTGGTTCCCCTGACCGTTCTGTTCGGCAAAGAACGACTGCTCGACCGGGTGGACCTCCAGCCGGGCCCGTTCTACGAGCGGCTGGCGGACCGCGGGCCGCACCCCACTACCGAACCTCCGGCGGCGGAAACCATCGGTCGCCGCTATCGACGGCAGTCGACGGACCGCATGGTTCTGTCCCTCCACATCTCCAGTGAACTTTCACAGACGCCACTCAACGCCCGGCGCGCCGCCATGGAATGGATGGATTCCGAATCACCGAATTTTTCTCCGCGGGTGATCGACAGTCGGTTGGTCAGCCTGCCACTGGGGTTTCTCTCCCTGTTCGCGGCGCGCATGGCGGGCCGGGGAATCGCCGTCGAGACCATCGAGGAAAGGCTGCTGGCACTGCGGGAGCGCTTTCACACCTTCTTCGTCGTCGACTCGCTGGAGTTTCTCGCCCGCGGCGGGCGCATCGGCAAGGCCCGCGCCTTCCTCGGCGGATTACTCAACATCAAGCCCATTTTGGGCCTCGATGACGGACGCATCGTGCCGGTGGACCGGGTGCGCGGCGGCCGGGCGGCCCACCCGCGCATCCTGGAGCTGCTTCGCGACGGCATCGACCCGGAGCGCCCGGTCCTCGCCGGCATCGCGCACGCGGCGGCACCGGTGTGGGCCGATCGCCTGCGGGGCCTGATCGAAGACGAATTCCAGGTGAAGGAAATGATCGTCGCGGAGATGGGGCCGGTGGTGGGCGCCCACGTCGGCCCGGGCACCATCGGCGCCACCCTTTTCCAGCCGCTGCCGGCGGAGGACGACCTGCTGCCGACCGCAACGAAGGTCCCACAGTGAAGCCCTCCGCAGAAGCGGTCCAAGAGTACCTGCGCGCCCTGCAGGCACGCCTGACCTCCGAACTGGCGATACTCGATGGAGCGAAGGGGTTCGCCGAAGACCGCTGGCAACGCCAGGAAGGCGGCGGCGGACGCACCTGCATCCTCGATGAGGGCGGCCTCTTCGAACGCGCCGGCGTCAACTACTCGGACGTCCACGGCGAAACCCTGCCGCCGGCTGCCACCCGCGAACGGCCGGACCTCGCCGGCCGCCGCTTTCGGGCGATGGGTGTTTCGCTGGTCCTCCATCCGAAGAACCCTTATGTCCCCACGGCCCACGCCAATGTCCGTTTCTTCCTTGCCGACGGCCGCGAGCGGGATCCCGTCTGGTGGTTCGGCGGCGGCTTTGACCTGACGCCCTACTACGGTTTCGAGGAAGACGCCGTCCACTGGCACCACACCGCCCGGACCGCCTGCCAGCCGTTTGGACAGGATGTCTACCCGCGGTTCAAGGCCCGCTGCGACGAATACTTCTTCCTCCGGCACCGCGGCGAGGCCCGCGGTGTGGGCGGGCTCTTCTTCGACGACCTTGAAAGCTGGGGGTTCGAGCGGTGTTTCGCCTTCACCCGCTCCGTCGGCGACCACTTTCTGCCGGCCTACGCCCCGATTGCCGAACGGCACCGGAACACCCCCTGGGGCGAGCGGCAGCGCGAATTCCAGCTCTACCGCCGCGGCCGCTACGTCGAGTTCAACCTGCTGTGGGACCGTGGTACCTTGTTTGGCATCCAGTCCGATGGCCGCACCGAATCCATCCTCATGTCCCTGCCGCCCAGGGTCCGCTGGCAGTACGACTATGCCCCGGAGCCGGGTACTCCGGAAGCCGAACTCACGGAGAAGTTCTTGCAGCCGCGGGATTGGCTACGGGACTAGACGGTGTCTCCGAAGCCGTTCAGTCCGACGGATCATCGGCCAGGCGCCGGGCGACGATGCTCCACACCCGCGGATTGATGCCGAGCCCCAGATGGGAGCCCGGCACCCGCAGATGCTCGACATCCGGGCTGAGTTCGTCGATGCAAGCCCGCCAGGCCACCACCCCGTCGGTCTCGGTGTAGACCGAGGTGATCGGTACCTCGATGGGTCGCTGGCCGCGCTCTTCGATCTGGGCGTCGATTTCCGCCTGGTGTTTGGCGAAAGCCCCGGCGGCGATGGTGTAGCGCGGCCCGCCCACCACCGGCGTGCCGAGGGTGATCACCCGGCTCACCAGGGCCGGCAAATCTCGCGCCGCCTCGCGGGCCAATACGCCGCCCAGGCTCCACCCCACTAGGGCGATGGGACTGCCGGCCTCCTCGGCCAGCGAGGCCACTCGTTCGCTCACCGGCTCGAGCAGCCCTTCGACATTGCCGCGGTTGGTGCCTAGCCCCCAGCCGACGGCGCGGTGGCCGAGCGCCCGCAGGAAGCCGCGCAAGAGCACGGTAGCGCGATCGCTGGTCATGTAGCCCGGCAGCACCATCACCGTCTGCCCCGAGCCGCGCGGTAGTGCCAGCGCCCAGGGAGCCGCCAGTACCAGCGAGAGAGCGTCCGTGACGACGCGAGTTTCCTTGAGGAGCGTACCGGTCGGAGGCCGGAGCACGTGTTCGGTCATGTCTTCCTTTCAGCGGTACCGCCCGGGCGATGGGCGGTCATCAAAGCTTCGATCATCGGCTCGATCAACTCCTCGGCGCTGCGGCCGGCCGTCAGCTTGCCCGCCAGATGAAGGGAAACGATGCCGTGGACCGACGCCCAGAAAAGATGGGCCGCGGTATTCGGAGAACCGGCCAGGTCGCGCGATTCGATCGCTCGCCGCACACAGCCGTACACCACCTCCCAGGTCCGCGCTTCGCTTTCGCGATCCGACGACACGCCCTCGGACTCCGGCGGTTCGAGCTGGAACATGATGCGAAAGGCGTGGGGCTCCCGGCAGGCGTACTCGAGGTAAGCCCGCGACACCTCCCGCACCTCTTCAGCCGGCGTTGTGCAACCCGTCAACCGCGCCTCCAGGTACCCCCGAAAGCGATCGAAACCTCGCGCCCGAACGGCGGCGAAGATCTCGGCCTTGGAGTCGAAGTAGCGGTAGGGCGTCGCCGCGCTGCAGCCCAGCTCTGCCGCCAGACTGCGCAGCGTCGCCGCTCGAAAGCCTCGCTCCGCAAACAGGCGTAGAGCGACGTCACAAAGACTCTCGCGAAAGCTCGCGATCTCTTCAGCTTGGAGGGCAGGTCGAGCCATATAGAAAATCTAACACCGTTTAATTAACGCCGTCAAATAAACGACTGCACCGCGATCGCGTACCATTCCTGCATGCGGATCACCACCCGACGGAATCGAGTCCCTGCCCAGCTCGCCTGCCTTGCAGTCGTTACGGCCACCTGGATCACCTCTACCGCCTTCGCCGCCGAATGCGGAGCCTCGTCGACCTTCCGCCCCAACCCGCTCATCACCGATGAGGAGCGCTGCCGGCTGGAGGCATGGGCACTCGAAACCGGCTCCAGTGCGCTGCTGGTCTCAGTTGGTGGCGAAACCGTATTCGAGCTCGAGACGGAACGGTCCGAGACGCCCATTCACATCATGTCGGTGACCAAATCCGTGGCGTCCCTGGCGATCGGCCGACTCATCCAGGAAGGCAAGATCGACTCTCTGGATCTGCCGCTGAGCGAACTCTTTCCGGAGTGGCGGCAGGGTCGGAAGGCCGAAATCACCCTTCTCCACCTCCTCACCCACGCCACTGGGCTGCAGGACATTCCCAACGCCGGTGTCGAGATCGAACCGAGCGAAGACGTGGTGCAGCTGGCCCTCGCCGCGGAGCTGGCCGAGGCTCCCGGAGCCGCTTTTCGGTACAACAACAAGGCCTCCAACCTACTCACAGCGGTGGTCGAAGAGCGATCCGGCAGAAAACTCGACGACTACCTGCGGCAGACGGTCTTTGCCGATCTGGGCATCTCCGACGCCGAGTGGCTGCGCGACAGCGCCGACAATCCCTACGGCATGGCCGGTCTGTTTCTCGCCGCCCGCGACCTGGTGAAGATCGGTCAGCTCATGAACCAGCGCGGCACCTGGAACGGCGAGCAGCTCATCGACCGAGAGTTCGCCGAGCAGGCTCTTACCTCGCAGCGAAATGACTACGACCGCGTCGGGCTCCTCTGGTGGCTTCTTGCCGACTGGCCCTCCGGGTACCAGGCCAACGGTTGGCTCGGCCAATGGTTGATGGGACTTCCCGAGGCAGGCGCGGTGGTCGTCCGGCTGGTGGATCGGGCGGACGCGACCGGCGACGGCGGTGGTGAATTCCTGGACCTCATGCAGGAAGTTCTAACTGCCGGAGATGCGGCGGCGGCCTCCACAGCGAGCCCGGAGATAGCGGCCGAAGAAGTCGCGGCAGGGAAACCGCCCGAGTCCCAGCCGCCCTCCGTCACCCTGCCGCCGGAACTCGATCGCGTCCTGCGCGACTACGAGCAGGCCTGGCGGGAGGGCGACCCGGAAGGCCTCGCCGCCCTCTTCACCGCAGACGGCTATGTGCTGTCCCACGGCCGGCCGCCGGTGGTGGGCCGGGCCGCCATCACCGAGCGCTACAAGGGCAGCGGCGGATCGCTCTACCTGCGAGCCTTCCATTACCAGATGGAAGGCGATGTGGGCTTCATCCTAGGCGGCTACACCTACGAAGAAGGCGCGCCCGACCGCGGCAAGTTCACCCTCGCCCTCGCCCGCAACGCCGATGGACGCTGGCTGATCGTCTCGGACATGGACAACTCCAACCGCTCGAACTGAGAGCTGAGGCGCGGGAGACATCCTGCTGGATGCCGGTTTCGGGTTCTTTTAGATCGGAGGGTCGAGCCATTTGTCGACGGCCGGGGTCCGCGCCGTCTGCAACACGTCGATCAGGCCGGCCGGATCACTCGCCTGACACACAAGATCCCGGTGCGGCTGACGCAGGAAGCCCTGCTCCACCATCCGGTCGACATAGGCGAGAAGGGGACCGAAGTAGCCCTCCACGTCGTAGAGGGCTACCGCCTTGCCGTGGAAGCCGAGCTGCGCCCAGGTCCAAACCTCGAACAGCTCCTCGAGGGTGCCGATCCCGCCGGGCAACGCCACGAAAGCGTCTGAGAGTTCCGCCATCAAGGCCTTCCGCTCGTGCATGGTGCGGGTGCGATGGAGTTCCGTGAGCCCCGGGTGGCCGACTTCTTTTTCGAACAACGCCTCCGGAATCACTCCGATCACCTCGCCACCGCGGGCAAGCGCTGCATCCGCCAGTTCGCCCATCAACCCCACCCGACCACCACCGTAGACCACCCCGACCCCCCTCTCCGCCAGGGTGGTGCCGAGTTGCCGAGCGGCTTCGCGGTAGGCCGGCCGGGATCCGGAGTTGGAGCCGCAAAACACACAGATTCTTCGCATGGTTCGCGCACTCTATCGGCCATGTCACAGAGAGATCCATCCCCTGCCAGAGTTTCGCAGCCATGAGTTCGCTCCCCAGGAGAAGGCGATGACCGAAGGGGTGCGTGCCGCCGTCCGATCCAGCCCACATCGGCCACCGTCGGAGGATCCTGATCCCCAACGCAAGTCTCCGCCAGGATGACTGCATTGATCGCCGCCCTATCGTCGGCGACCGCGTCAACGATGTTCCGACGAGCCCATGACCCGAACGGAGGGTCTTGGTCCATCGCGTAGATCAAGACGTTCGTGTCCAGGAGGATCACGGCTCGCGAGTGAGTCCCTTCAACTCCTCCCAAGTCATGACCGGGCGCAATGGGTTCCGCTCCATGGCGCGCAGGCTCTCTTCCCGGCTGATCGCGCCTCGCGGCTCGGGCCGCTGCAAGCGCACCAACAGGTATTGCCCATCATCTTGCTTCTGTACGTCGTAAATATCACCGGGATTGGCGCCCGGCAGCACAACTCGACGCTTGCTATCCGCCTTCGTCGTCATGGTGGGAGGATCCCTCCTCGCATATTGAACGTCAACGATCATCCCCTGCTAGAGTTTCGGAGCCATGGCCTCACTCCCCCATCGCCAGCCGCAGGACCGCCTCGGTCGGCCGATTCGCGATCTGCGGATTTCGGTCACGGACCGGTGCAATTTCCGCTGCCGGTACTGCATGCCGAAGGAGGTGTTCGGAGCGGATTTTCCGTACCTGCCGCGAGCGGAGATCTTGGACTATGAGGAGGTGGCGCGGCTGGGGCGGATCTTTCGGCGGTTGGGGGTGCGGAAGACGCGGCTAACCGGCGGCGAGCCTCTCCTGCGGCGGGATCTGCCGCTGCTGATCGAGCAACTGGTGGCGATCGAGGGGTTGGAGGTCACCCTCACCACCAACGGAGCCCTGCTCGAAAGACTGGCGCCGGAGCTGGCTCGGGCGGGTCTAGCGCGGGTGACGGTGAGTCTGGACTCGCTGGACGATGCCCAGTTCCGGCGCATGAACGACGTCGACTTTCCGGTGGCGCGGGTGCTCGCCGGCATTGAGGCGGCAGCCGCCGCCGGTCTGACTCCGGTGAAGGTGAACGCGGTGATTCACCGCAAGGTGAACGACGACGCCGTCCTGCCGCTGGCGCGCCACTTTCACGGCAGCGGTCACATCCTGCGCTTCATCGAGTACATGGACGTCGGCACCACCAACGGTTGGCGGCTGGACGATGTGGTGCCCGGCCGGGAGATCTTGGACCGCCTGCGCGCCGAGTTCCCGATCGCCCCGGTAGAACCGGCCTACCGGGGCGAGGTGGCCCAGCGCTGGAGCTATCGGGACGGCGGCGGCGAATTCGGGGTGATCACATCCGTCAGCCAGCCGTTCTGCGGCGACTGCACCCGGGCCCGCCTGTCGGCGGAAGGCAGCCTCTACACCTGCCTCTTCGCGAGCCGCGGCACGGACCTGCGGGGGATGGTGCGGGACGGCTCCGCAGACGAAGAGATCGAAGCTTTCCTCCACGAGCTGTGGGGCCGGCGCGAGGATCGCTACTCCGAGCTGCGCACGGCGGAGACGCCGACCCTCGAAGCCCGCGAGCGGGTGGAGATGTCCTACATCGGCGGCTGAAGCCGGTCTAGGGCGCCCAGACGGCGGAACAGCTCGAAGAGGATGCGGTGGGTGAGGCCCCAGATGTGGTGGTCGCGGTAGCGGATGGAGGGAAAGTAGACTTCGCCGGGACCAAAGCTGACCTGGATCTCGCTCTGTGCCTCTTTCGCCAGCAGCTTTTCGATCGGCACCCAGAAGGCGGCCGCCACCTCCCGCGGATCGGGCACGGCCTCGGCGTCCGCCGGGGCCGTGGCCACAAAGGGAGCGATGATCAGCGGCGGCAACTTGCGGGTGTTGGGTCGCACCTCGTCCAGCGGGCCGATCACATCCACTTCCGAGACCAGCTCCAAACCCACCTCTTCGCGCGTTTCGCGCAGCGCCGTGGTCAGCAGATCCGGGTCTTGGCCCTCGCGGCGACCGCCGGGCAGGGCGATGTGGCCGGACCACGGGTCGTCACTGCGGTGGGTGCGTTCGATGAGGAGCAGTTCGAGGGCCGAGTTCCCTGCCGATGAAAGGCCCGGCCGCAGAATTGCCGCCACCGCCGCCTCCTTGGTGTCGCCGTCCCGTTCGTAGCGGCGGGGTTCGCGACCTTCCAACTCTCGGCGAAGATGGCCGAGGCAAGGATCGGAAGTAGCCGAGGCGAAGGTCATGACCCTACCCTGCGACGACTGGGCATGAGCTGGCGGAGAAGAACCGTATTGGCGGCATACTTCCGATCCTTCATCGCTAGGAGATCCATCTCAATCAAGACTTCGAGGTCTCTTTGTAGAGTACGCTCCGAGAGCCCGCCATAGTCTCTAGCGACCCGCGGGGAAGTCAATGCGATCTCGTCGAAGGTAAGCCACTCGCCGATTGGTGCTTCGAGAATGAGGTTCCGACGTCGTTTGAACACCGTCTTCCGGTACTTCTTGCCTGCAAACCGGTCATAGATAAAGCTGCGCCAAGCCGTTTCGAACTGACTTCGCTGGATCAACTCCAGAGTCAAGAGCAATCCGTCTCGAAAGCCCTGAACGGCATAAGCGATGAAACTGCTCAAGTCCCCTCGCTTTCCGGCAACTTCAAGTTGCCGGTAATACTCCGGCCGAGTCTGATTGTAGAAATTCGACAAGATGTGCGACGCCAGGTCGGGATTTCCGGCCCGCAGGAGAAGGTAGAACTCCAGCAGACGCCCTGTCCGACCGTTTCCATCGCCGAATGGATGGATCCACTCCAAGTAGACATGGGCGACGATCGCCTCGATCACCGCCTCCCGGAAGGACTGACGACCCGACGGGTAGCCGAACTCCTCACGAAGCCATTCGCAGAGCCTGCTGACCAGCTTCGGTACCTCTCGAGGGTCCGGGCACCGGTATCTTCCCACGACTCGAAAATCGTCTCGGAATCGGCCAGGAATCGCGTCGAGATGTTGTCCGAGGTCCTTGCCGATCAGGCGGTGAAACCGAAGGATCAGGTCGGGTGAGATGAGTGAATCTCGGTCGGCACTGGCCACTTCTTCCAACAATGCGTTCATCGCATCGAGGACGTTCTTCACCTCGATCTGCTGGTACTCCTTGCTGGGGGCAAGGGCCTCTCCTTGAGCCACCCGCTCGATCTCTTCTTCCGTCAGGGTGTTGCCCTCGATCGCCGTAGTCGCCTGTGCTCCCTTAATCAGCGCCACTCCGAGCAGACTTCTGCGGTACTCCGGGCGCAAAGGCATCTCAGCGATCGCCGAGCTAATCGCGTCACATTGCCCCAACTGGTACTCAACATCAGCGCCGATTTCCCAATGTCGGCGAAAGCGAAGATGCGGATACTCATTCATGATCTAGAAGACGAAGAAAGGCCGCGACAAGTTCGCGGACAGTATGTCGGACAAAAACATATCACTTTCTGTCGATCATTTTGTCGAGGATTCCGCGGCGCAATCTGAATTGGTGATCTTTGCTGGTTTTTGAGACAATTCCCGAGTCGTGTCCGGCCGGGTTGCACCCTACCGGCACCGAACGGAACCAACCGCCTTTCACCCCAAGTTCCCATTCCCGATTTTCGAGCGAGATATCCCATGCCCTCATCCCAGGCGTTGACCCCCTCGGACAAGAAGATCCTGGTCGCCGGCTCGATCGCCTTTGACCAGATCATGACCTTTCCGGGCTTCTTCAAGGATCACATCCTGCCGGACAAGATCCACATGATCAATCTCTCCTTCCTGGTCAAGGAGTTCCGCAAGCAGCGCGGTGGCTGCGCCGGCAATATCGGCTACAGCCTGGCGCTGTTGGGCGAGACACCGACCTTGGTGGCCACCGCCGGCGGCGACTTCCAGGAGTACCGCGACTGGCTGGTGGAGCAGGGCGTGGATGTGAGCGCCGTCACCGTCCACGAGGACGAGGCGACGGCCTCGTGCTTCATCACCTCGGACCAGGCGGACAACCAGATCACCGGCTTCTTCATCGGCGCCATGGCGCGGGCGGCGGAGCTGTCGATGGAGGCCATCGCCGCCGAACGTGGCGGGGCAGATCTCTGCGTGGTGGCGCCGGACGACCCGGAGGCGATGGTGCGGCACTGCGTGGAGGCGCGCCGGGCGGGCATTCCGCTGGTCTTCGATCCCTCCTTCCAGGTGATCGCGATGGACGGCGAGACCCTGCGCAAGGCCGCCGAGGGCGCCCACGTGGTGATCTTGAATGACTACGAGTACGCCGTCTTCCAGGAAAAGACCGGCCTCGATCCGAAGGGTCTCTCGCAACTGGCGGACTACTGGGTCGTGACCTACGGCGAAGAGGGCAGCGAGATCCTGGGATCCGACGGATCGAAGGTGAAGATTCCCGCCGCCAAGATCCACGAAATGGTGGATCCCACCGGTGCCGGCGACGCCTTCCGCTCCGGCTTCGTGGCGGGCATGATGCGCGGCGTGGACCATTCCGTGTGCGGCCGCATGGGAAGCGTCGCCGCCGCCTATGTCGTGGAGCAGTACGGCACCCAGAGCCACGGCTACACGGCGGAGGAGTTCTGGCAGCGCTACGAGGAG
Encoded proteins:
- a CDS encoding TetR/AcrR family transcriptional regulator, whose protein sequence is MARPALQAEEIASFRESLCDVALRLFAERGFRAATLRSLAAELGCSAATPYRYFDSKAEIFAAVRARGFDRFRGYLEARLTGCTTPAEEVREVSRAYLEYACREPHAFRIMFQLEPPESEGVSSDRESEARTWEVVYGCVRRAIESRDLAGSPNTAAHLFWASVHGIVSLHLAGKLTAGRSAEELIEPMIEALMTAHRPGGTAERKT
- the moaA gene encoding GTP 3',8-cyclase MoaA; the encoded protein is MASLPHRQPQDRLGRPIRDLRISVTDRCNFRCRYCMPKEVFGADFPYLPRAEILDYEEVARLGRIFRRLGVRKTRLTGGEPLLRRDLPLLIEQLVAIEGLEVTLTTNGALLERLAPELARAGLARVTVSLDSLDDAQFRRMNDVDFPVARVLAGIEAAAAAGLTPVKVNAVIHRKVNDDAVLPLARHFHGSGHILRFIEYMDVGTTNGWRLDDVVPGREILDRLRAEFPIAPVEPAYRGEVAQRWSYRDGGGEFGVITSVSQPFCGDCTRARLSAEGSLYTCLFASRGTDLRGMVRDGSADEEIEAFLHELWGRREDRYSELRTAETPTLEARERVEMSYIGG
- a CDS encoding DegV family protein; translation: MSGPASRTPLSQRARPALLVVDPITERRRALSRALAAAYEVVPALDAEEGERYAQTLGPAVIVMPAPIARGAGAWVLAERYGDPSVAQSVVLLGSGDPAEAEEIPESTVLLPAHGLARNALITRIRLALLAREAGLAPDAHLEALLGDLSQISLIELVQLLSRMHLSARVDLPGRGHLRLAEQTLHSAATGKVQGIKAFCRLCRLTEGPFRVVLEPHTGEDCGELSAALIAAIEDSLGDYPPPTHQLVLNPNSIFFETSFSKLAQAILVGAHGGQTVQEVFDGLPQTDGEILSQLNELEDLGSLSLQPPSTPVHIVTDSTADLPPDLAAKYGIEVVPLTVLFGKERLLDRVDLQPGPFYERLADRGPHPTTEPPAAETIGRRYRRQSTDRMVLSLHISSELSQTPLNARRAAMEWMDSESPNFSPRVIDSRLVSLPLGFLSLFAARMAGRGIAVETIEERLLALRERFHTFFVVDSLEFLARGGRIGKARAFLGGLLNIKPILGLDDGRIVPVDRVRGGRAAHPRILELLRDGIDPERPVLAGIAHAAAPVWADRLRGLIEDEFQVKEMIVAEMGPVVGAHVGPGTIGATLFQPLPAEDDLLPTATKVPQ
- a CDS encoding Fic family protein, which gives rise to MNEYPHLRFRRHWEIGADVEYQLGQCDAISSAIAEMPLRPEYRRSLLGVALIKGAQATTAIEGNTLTEEEIERVAQGEALAPSKEYQQIEVKNVLDAMNALLEEVASADRDSLISPDLILRFHRLIGKDLGQHLDAIPGRFRDDFRVVGRYRCPDPREVPKLVSRLCEWLREEFGYPSGRQSFREAVIEAIVAHVYLEWIHPFGDGNGRTGRLLEFYLLLRAGNPDLASHILSNFYNQTRPEYYRQLEVAGKRGDLSSFIAYAVQGFRDGLLLTLELIQRSQFETAWRSFIYDRFAGKKYRKTVFKRRRNLILEAPIGEWLTFDEIALTSPRVARDYGGLSERTLQRDLEVLIEMDLLAMKDRKYAANTVLLRQLMPSRRRVGS
- a CDS encoding TIGR00730 family Rossman fold protein yields the protein MRRICVFCGSNSGSRPAYREAARQLGTTLAERGVGVVYGGGRVGLMGELADAALARGGEVIGVIPEALFEKEVGHPGLTELHRTRTMHERKALMAELSDAFVALPGGIGTLEELFEVWTWAQLGFHGKAVALYDVEGYFGPLLAYVDRMVEQGFLRQPHRDLVCQASDPAGLIDVLQTARTPAVDKWLDPPI
- a CDS encoding serine hydrolase translates to MRITTRRNRVPAQLACLAVVTATWITSTAFAAECGASSTFRPNPLITDEERCRLEAWALETGSSALLVSVGGETVFELETERSETPIHIMSVTKSVASLAIGRLIQEGKIDSLDLPLSELFPEWRQGRKAEITLLHLLTHATGLQDIPNAGVEIEPSEDVVQLALAAELAEAPGAAFRYNNKASNLLTAVVEERSGRKLDDYLRQTVFADLGISDAEWLRDSADNPYGMAGLFLAARDLVKIGQLMNQRGTWNGEQLIDREFAEQALTSQRNDYDRVGLLWWLLADWPSGYQANGWLGQWLMGLPEAGAVVVRLVDRADATGDGGGEFLDLMQEVLTAGDAAAASTASPEIAAEEVAAGKPPESQPPSVTLPPELDRVLRDYEQAWREGDPEGLAALFTADGYVLSHGRPPVVGRAAITERYKGSGGSLYLRAFHYQMEGDVGFILGGYTYEEGAPDRGKFTLALARNADGRWLIVSDMDNSNRSN
- the hemF gene encoding oxygen-dependent coproporphyrinogen oxidase, whose protein sequence is MKPSAEAVQEYLRALQARLTSELAILDGAKGFAEDRWQRQEGGGGRTCILDEGGLFERAGVNYSDVHGETLPPAATRERPDLAGRRFRAMGVSLVLHPKNPYVPTAHANVRFFLADGRERDPVWWFGGGFDLTPYYGFEEDAVHWHHTARTACQPFGQDVYPRFKARCDEYFFLRHRGEARGVGGLFFDDLESWGFERCFAFTRSVGDHFLPAYAPIAERHRNTPWGERQREFQLYRRGRYVEFNLLWDRGTLFGIQSDGRTESILMSLPPRVRWQYDYAPEPGTPEAELTEKFLQPRDWLRD
- a CDS encoding carbohydrate kinase family protein encodes the protein MPSSQALTPSDKKILVAGSIAFDQIMTFPGFFKDHILPDKIHMINLSFLVKEFRKQRGGCAGNIGYSLALLGETPTLVATAGGDFQEYRDWLVEQGVDVSAVTVHEDEATASCFITSDQADNQITGFFIGAMARAAELSMEAIAAERGGADLCVVAPDDPEAMVRHCVEARRAGIPLVFDPSFQVIAMDGETLRKAAEGAHVVILNDYEYAVFQEKTGLDPKGLSQLADYWVVTYGEEGSEILGSDGSKVKIPAAKIHEMVDPTGAGDAFRSGFVAGMMRGVDHSVCGRMGSVAAAYVVEQYGTQSHGYTAEEFWQRYEENFGGPLNSDG
- a CDS encoding alpha/beta hydrolase; its protein translation is MTEHVLRPPTGTLLKETRVVTDALSLVLAAPWALALPRGSGQTVMVLPGYMTSDRATVLLRGFLRALGHRAVGWGLGTNRGNVEGLLEPVSERVASLAEEAGSPIALVGWSLGGVLAREAARDLPALVSRVITLGTPVVGGPRYTIAAGAFAKHQAEIDAQIEERGQRPIEVPITSVYTETDGVVAWRACIDELSPDVEHLRVPGSHLGLGINPRVWSIVARRLADDPSD
- a CDS encoding CoA pyrophosphatase, with protein sequence MTFASATSDPCLGHLRRELEGREPRRYERDGDTKEAAVAAILRPGLSSAGNSALELLLIERTHRSDDPWSGHIALPGGRREGQDPDLLTTALRETREEVGLELVSEVDVIGPLDEVRPNTRKLPPLIIAPFVATAPADAEAVPDPREVAAAFWVPIEKLLAKEAQSEIQVSFGPGEVYFPSIRYRDHHIWGLTHRILFELFRRLGALDRLQPPM